A segment of the Synechococcus sp. CBW1002 genome:
GGAAATCCTCATCCACACCCTGGGCCTCCAGGTCGCCGGCCGCCTTGCGCTCCTGCTGGGCCTCCAGGCGCTGGCGCTGATCCACCGGGTCGATCAGTTCGCTGAAGGCGTTGGCGGTTTCGCGCCCCACGATGAACAGCTCAAACCGCTCCACCATCCCGGGCTTGCTGCGGTGGGCCCGCGCCAGGGGTGAATTCTCCACCGGGTAATCGAGCACGAAGGTGGGCTGGATCAGGCTCTCCTCCACCCGCTGCTCGAAGGCCTCCACCAGCAGGCGGCCGACGGAATCGGCCAGGGCCGGCGCCACGAGACCCTGGCTTTCCATGGCGTCGGCGGCCTGCTGCCGCGTGGAGAAGGTGGTGAAGTCGAGCCCGGTGGCGTCCTGCACCAATTCCTGCATGGTGGCGCGACGCCAGGGCGGCGTCAGATCAATCGCGGTGCCCTGGTAGGTGATCGCGGTGGTGCCGCACACCTGCTGACAGACGTGGGCGATCAGCTGCTCGGTGAGCTCCATCATGTCGGTGTAGTCGGCGTAGGCCTGGTAGACCTCCACGGACGTGAACTCGGGGTTGTGGCGGGTGCTCACCCCCTCGTTACGGAAGATGCGGCCCAGCTCATAGACCCGCTCGAAGCCGCCCACCACCAGCCGTTTGAGGTGCAGCTCGGTGGCGATGCGCAGGGTCAGGGGCAGATCGAGGGTGTTGTGGTGGGTCTCGAACGGCCGGGCATCGGCACCGCCGGGCTGGCTCTGCAGCACCGGTGTCTCGATCTCCAGGAAATCCCGCTCATCCAGCCAGCGGCGCATGGCACTCACCGCCAGGGCACGACGCCGGAAGGTCTCGCGGGTGTGGGGCGACACGATCAGATCGAGGTAGCGCTGCCGGTAGCGCTTCTCCACATCGGCCAGGCCGTGCCACTTGTCCGGCAGCGGCTGCAGACTCTTGCTCAACATCGACCAGCGCTTCACCTTCACCGAGAGCTCGCCCCGGTCGGTGCGGCGCAGGCTGCCCTCCACACCGATCAGGTCACCGGCATCGACCAGGGACGTGAGGTGGGCAAAGGCCTCAGGGTCCTCCGGCAGGGAGGCGGCCAGGGTGGCCTTGTCGATGAAGAGCTGGATCGGGCCGCTCTGATCGGCCAGGGTGAAGAAGGCGAGCTTGCCCATCACCCGACGGGTCATCACCCGACCTGCGATTGCAACGCTGAGGTCACGCTCCTCGCCCTTGGGCAGATCGGCATGGGCGGCCTGGAGCTCAGCGGTGCTGTGGCTGGGCTCGAAACGCAGGGCATAGGGACCCTGGCCCAGCGCAGCGAGGGTCCGGGCTTTCTCCAGGCGGGTCTCGCGCAGCTCCGACAAGGGTCTGACGACTATCTGATGGCGCCCCATCCTGCAGGATCGAAGGTCAGGCGATGACCTGGATCTCTCGGGGTCTGGGTCTTCAGAGGCCTCGATCTTCCGGGTCAGCCAGCAGCCGCCAGGCTGGCGTCACCCATCCGCTGGGAGGCGTATCCGGTGCCCCGCACGGTGAGGATCAGCTCAGGGTTGCGCGGATCGGGCTCCAGCTTGCCCCGCAGCCGGGCCACGTAGACATCCACAACGCGCAGATCGGCGGCGCGGCGCGGCGGGTAGCCCCAGAGCTGCTCGAGGATCTCGGCCCGTGGCACCACTCGGCCAGGCTCGCGGAACAGCAGTTCCAGCAGGCTGAATTCGGTGTAGGTGAGGGCAATGCGCTCGCCGTCGCGGGTCACCTGGCGTCGATTGGTGTCCACCACCAGATCACCCAGGCGCATCACACCGCTGCCCACCGGCACATCGCGGGGTTCACTGCCGGCCGAACCGCGGCCTACCCGGCGCAGGATCGTGGCGATGCGGGCCTCGAGCTCCTTGGGGCTGAAGGGCTTGGGCAGGTAATCGTCGGCCCCCAGATCGAGACCGGCGACCCGCTCGGCGATGGCATCGAGAGCCGAAAGAAAGATGATCGGCACGCAGGATTCCGCCCGGAGCCGGCGGCAGACCGCGAAGCCATCCAGCTTGGGCAGCATCACATCGAGCACCACCAGATCGGGCTGCTCCTGGTGGAACAGGGCCAGGGCCTCCTCGCCGTCCTCGGCGCAGACCACCCGATAGCCGGCGATCTGCAGCCGCATCACCAGCACCCGCCGCACGGCAGCTTCGTCGTCCACCACCAGAAGGGTGGCCCTGGGATCCGATGGCATCTCCTGATCGAAACTCCCCCCAGGCAAGCCTTCAGCCTGCTGCGGTCGCTGCTGAGGCTGAAGCTCCACGGGCATGGGCCACGATCAAAGTGAAGAATCGCAACCCTACCTGCTCACTTTCCCCCTCTGCCGCCAACCCAGCCGGCCAGCCCGGTGATTCGGTTGAGGCTTAAGGATTTCTGCGGAACTTCGCCTGGGGGGATTCGACGGCGTCTCAGGGCCAGCGTGCCTCGGCGTAGCGGTTCCACTCCTGCTCCGCTGCCGCCAGGGCCTGATCGCTGCCCATCTGCCCCAGCATCGCCCGCTGCAGCTGGGTGTAGAGGATCGCCTGGAGCCGCTTGACGCCCGGGCTGGCCGGCACCAGCACCCGCGCCTGGCCCAGCGTTTCGGCGGAGAGCATGCGGGCCTGCCGCACCAGCTGGTCAGGCCGACCCTGGGGCCGCTCCTGCGCCAAAGCCGCCTCCAGCTGGTCCAGCGCGCCCGTTGCCGAGGGCAGCACCCGCGCCTGCTCGGCGAAGGCCAGCTGGTTGGTGGCGTCCGTGAGGAACAGGGCGAAGCTGAGGGCCTCCTTCGGCAACCGACTCTGACGCGGCACCGCCAGGTTCATCACCGCCACATTGGCCTCGCCGCCGGCACCGGTGAGTGGTGGGAACGGGGCCGTGACCGCTGCGATGCCGGGGGCGTTGGTCTGGATGCTGCGCAGGAACTCGGCGCCGCTGGCCACCTGGGCCAGCTCCCCGCTCTGGTAGAGCTCGATCGCCCGGCGGTAGCCCTGGCTCACCACCTCCCGTGGCAGCAGGCCGCGGCGGTAGAGGTCGGTCCAGAAGGCGAAGGCGCGGCGGCCCTCCGGGCTGTTGAAGGCCGCCCGCTGACGTCCGTCCAGCAGGCGCACATCCATCTGCACCAGGGATTCGAGCAACTCAGCTGAGTCGTCCGGCACCACGGTCACGAACAGGGCGTAGCGACCGGTGCGGCGTTTCACCGCCTCGGCGTAGGCAGGCACCTCCTGCCAGCGCAGGGGCGGGCGGCTGTAGCCGGCCTTGGCGAGCAGATCCCGGTTGGCCAGGGTGATCCGGGCCGTCAGATACCAGGGCACGGCGAACTGGCTGGGCGGGCCGTCGGGGCCGGGCAGCTGGCCGGCCTTCCAGACCTTGGGCAGATAGGTCTGGGCCGCATCGGGCGGCAGCAGGGGATCGAGGGGCAGCAGGCCCCCCTTGCTGGCCAGGTTGGCGGCGAAGAGCGGATTGAGGTTCACCACGTCCGGCGCGGTGCGGGCGAACACCGCCGCGAGGAGCTTGCGCTCCACCGAACTCCAGGGCAGGTCGGTCCAGCGCACTCGCATACCTGGATTCCGCTGTTCCCAGGCGGCGATCACCCCACGGATGTAGTCGTTGAAGCGGGGCGCCAGATCCAGGGTCCAGAACTGGATCTCCGGCTCGGGCGGTTGGGCGGGCCTGCAGGCGGCCAGCCCCAGGGCGGCAGCAAGGGCGAGGCTCGCTCCCAGGCTGAGGCGGCGCAGCAGCGCCCGCCGACCCCAGCGCCGGCTTGGGCGCGGCGCCGATGGAGGCATCGGCTCGGGGCGGGGTGCAGCGGGCATCTCGATCAACTCAGCTCCTCAGGGAAGAGGACTGCTGCCGCCAGAGCAGCAGCAACAGCGAACACAGCATGGGGGCCAGCAACGCGGTGATCAGGGTCTGGCTCAGCAGCGTATGCAGCCCGGCCCCCAGCAGGTCGCTCAGATGCCAGCCCGGGGTGGCGAACAGACGGGGATCGACCCCGAGGTCGGCGCCAGCCTCCACCCCGGCGGCGACCTGGGTGGGGGCAGAGTCTCCGGCCAACCCGGAAGTCCGGCCGCCACGCCAGGCCAGCAGGGCGAGCTGAAGCCAGAGGGTGAGATTCAGGGCCAGGCAGCCCAGCAGGGCCAGCAGGCCGAGATTGAAGCTGCGCTCGATCGGCCGGCCGCGGCGACCGATCCGCCCCCACCACCAGCCCAGCAACACAAGGGCAGGTATCTGGGTGAGCGGGCCGGGGTGAAGTCCATCGAGCAGCAGTGCCAGGCCAAGACCCGCCAACGCTCCGGACACCGGACCGTCCACCAGGGCCCAGGGCAACAGCCAGAGCACGGCCCAGCTCGGGGACACGCCCGCGACCTTCACCAGGCTGGGCGACGCGAGACTGAGCCAGGGCACCAGCAGAGCCGTGGCCACACACCAACGCTGTTGATGAAGACGGGCCATCAGGGCGAGCGGGTCAGCACCTGCACCCAGTCCACCGCATCCACCGGGGCGCTGAGCTGCACCACCGCCTCAGGGGCAGGCACCGCCTTGTCGTCGACCGACTGGATCACCCCCACCGTGAGGTTGGGCGGCACCAGGGTGCTGGCGGGGGACGACACCACGACATCGCCGGGGCGCACCTGAGGGTCCTTCTCGAGGAAGCGCAGCACCGGGCGGCTGGTGCCGACCCCGGTGAGCAGCCCGTGGCGCTGGGTGCGGCCCACCCAGACGCCCAGGTGGCTGTGAGGATCGGTGAGCAGGGTGACGTTGGCAGTGGTGGGGGTGACCTGGGTGATGCGGCCGATCAGCCCACCGGGCGCCAGCACCGCATCGCCGGCCTGGAGGCCCGCCAGGGAACCGCGGCCCAGCAGCTGCTGCTGCCACCAGCCCGCCGCTTCGCGGGAGATCACCGGCGCGGTGATGCGCTGCTCAGCGCTTCGCTGGAGATCCAGCAGGCCCCGCAGCCTCCTGTTGTCCTGCTCCAGCTGACCCAGCCGCGCCTGGTCATCCAGTTGCTGAGCCGAACGAAGCCACTCCTCCTGGGCCGTACCGGGCCAGAAGGGGCGGCTGAGCAGGGCATAGAGATCGTTGAGGAAGGCCCCCTTGCTGAACCGGATCGCACCGAGGGCCAGAAACAGCAGCAACCAGGGGGCGGCTTGCTGAATCAGGCGGAGCGAGGGAAGCCGGGGCCAGCGCAGGGCCGGCATCGGCATCAGACCGTGGCGCGGGCGAAGTCAGGGGTGTCGAGCACCCGCTCCAGCCGTTTGTAGTCCTCCAGAACCATGCCGCAGCCATTGACCACACACAGCAGGGGCTCCTCGGCCACGTGGGTGAGGATGCCGGTCTCGTGGCTGATCAGCTCGCTGATGCCCCGCACCAGGGCACCACCGCCGGCCAGCATGATGCCGCGATCGACGATGTCGGCGGCCAGCTCAGGGGGTGTGCGCTCCAGGGTGCGCTTCACCGCCTCGACGATCACGTTGAGCGGCTCGGCCATGGCCTCGCGGATGTCGCCGGCACGCACGTTGATGGTGCGAGGCAGGCCGGAGAGCAGGTGCAGACCCCGCACATCCATGGAAGTTTCGTCGTGCTCGTCGTCGGGGAAGGCGGAGCCGATCCGGATCTTGATGTCTTCAGCGGTGCGCTCGCCCACCACCAGGTTGTGCACCTTCTTGAGGTAGGTGCCAATCGCATCGCTGAGTTCATCGCCGGCCACCCGCACCGACTCGCTCAGCACCGTGCCGCCGAGGCTCAGCACCGCCACTTCGGTGGTGCCACCGCCGATGTCCACCATCATGGTGCCGACGGGCTCGGTCACCGGCAGGCCGGCACCGATCGCGGCCGCCACGGGTTCGTCAATCAGGTGCACTTCCCGGGCACCGGCCAGGCCGGCTTCGCGCACGGCACGGCGCTCCACACCGGTGACGCCACTGGGGATGCCGATCACCAGACGGGGCGCCACGATGCCGCGGCCTTCATTGCCCTTCTGGATGAAGGTCTTGATCATCTGCTCGGCGGCGTCGAAGTCCGCAATCACGCCATCCCGCAGGGGCCTGACGGCACGGATGTTGCCAGGGGTGCGACCCAGCATCATCTTGGCTTCGTTTCCCACGGCCAGGGGCACGTTGCGCTCCAGATCAAGCGCCACCACGGAGGGTTCCTGCAGCACGATGCCCTTGCCGGACACGTACATGAGGGTGTTGGCCGTTCCCAGATCGATGCCGATATCGCGGGAGAACTGGAAACGTCGGAAAAACACGGGCGGGGTCAGGGGCGTCAAAAAATCATAGGTGGGCCGTTTGACGGCCCCCAGCGGGAACCCGCCATGGTCCGATGAGACGGGGGTGGCACTGAACGGAAGCGGAGGCCCCGGAGCCTGACCGAGGGGTGCCGCATCATTGACCCAACACGATCCAGCAGGAGCAGCGCCATGAGCGTCAATTCCATCACCCTCGTCGGCCGGGCAGGCCGCGATCCCGAAGTGCGCTACTTCGAATCCGGCACCGTCGTCGCCAACCTCACCCTGGCGGTGAACCGCCGCAGCCGCGACGATGAACCCGACTGGTTCAACCTCGAGATCTGGGGTAAGCAGGCCCAGGTGGCGGCCGATTACGTCCGCAAGGGATCCCTGCTCGGCATCATCGGCAGCTTCAAGCTCGACCGCTGGACCGACAAGGCCACCGGCGAAGAGCGGAGCAAGCCGGTGGTGCGCGTCGACCGGCTCGAGCTGCTCGGCTCCAAGCGCGATGCCGAGGCCGGTGGCTTCAGTGGTGGCGGCAGCTATGGCGGCGGTGCTCCCAGTGAGGAGGAAGTGCCCTTCTGAACTGAGCTCGAGCGGGGGAGACGATCGTCTCCCCCTGGCCGCCACAGGCCAGTGCTCAGTAGCGGTAGTGCTCGAGCTTGTAGGGGCCTTCCACCGGCACGTTGATGTAGGCGGCCTGCTCGGCGGTGAGCTCGGTGAGCTTGGCGCCGATCTTCTCGAGGTGGAGGCGAGCCACCATCTCATCGAGATGCTTGGGCAGCACATAGACCTCCTTGCCGTACTGCTCACCCTTTGTGAACAGCTCGATCTGGGCCAGCACCTGGTTGGTGAAGGAGTTACTCATCACGAAGCTGGGGTGGCCGGTGGCGCAGCCCAGATTCACCAGACGGCCCTCGGCCAGCAGGATGATCCTGTTGCCGCTGGGCAGCACGATGTGATCCACCTGGGGCTTGATGTTGTCCCAGGGGTACTGCTTCAGCGAGGCGACATCGATCTCGTTGTCGAAATGGCCGATGTTGCACACGATCGCCTGATCCTTCATCTGAATCAGGTGCTCGTGCCGGATCACCTGGAAGTTGCCGGTGGCCGTCACGAAGATGTCCACATCGCGCACCACGTCGTTGAGCCGCACGACGCGGTAGCCCTCCATCGCCGCCTGCAGGGCGCAGATCGGGTCGATCTCGGCGATCATCACCGTGGCACCGAGGCCCCGCAGCGACTGGGCCGAACCCTTGCCCACATCGCCGTAGCCGAGCACCAGGGCCACCTTGCCGGCCACCATCACATCGGTGGCGCGCTTGATGGAATCCACCAGCGACTCGCGGCAGCCGTAGAGGTTGTCGAACTTGCTCTTGGTGACCGAATCGTTGACGTTGATCGCCGGGAAGGGCAGCTCACCGCTCTTCTGCATCTGGTAGAGGCGGGCCACACCGGTGGTGGTCTCCTCGGTCACGCCCTGGATGTTGGCGTAGATGCGGGAGTAGAAGCCGGGCTGGGCGGCCAGCTTCTGGCGGATGCTGTTGAAGAGGGCCGTCTCCTCTTCGTTGGAAGGGTGATCGAGAACAGAGGGATCCTGTTCGGCCTTGGTGCCGAGCACCACCAGACCGGTGGCGTCACCACCGTCATCGAGGATCATGTTGGGGGTGCCGCCATCGCCCCACTCGAGGATGCGGTGGGTGAAGGCCCAGTACTCATCGAGGGTCTCGCCCTTGTAGGCGAACACCGGCACACCGGAGGCCGCAATGGCGGCGGCGGCGTGATCCTGGGTGGAGAAGATGTTGCAGCTGGCCCAGCGCACCTCGGCGCCAAGGGCCACCAGGGTTTCGATCAGAACGGCCGTCTGGATCGTCATGTGCAGGGATCCCGCGATGCGGGCACCCGCCAGGGGCTGCTCGGCGCCGAACCTGGCGCGCAGAGCCATCAGGCCCGGCATCTCGGTTTCGGCGATCGCGATCTCCTTGCGACCGAAATCGGCCAGGCCGATATCGGCGATCACGTAGGTCGACGTGGACTGCAGCACGGCTGCCGTGGGCGTTGCCACCATGGGTTGTTCTCCTGAAAACAGCTCACTCCCGGCTGGGAGGGCGTGGGTTGGAAATATCTGCGGAGACGCCGAGGCTTCGGGCTCGCGAAGACGCGAATCTACAGGGGTCCTCAAGGCTCTCGAGAGCCCAGGCCCCCTGCCATGCGCGACCCGGTTCTGCTGCGTGATCTGGCCGCCACCCGTGCCCTCGGCCGCGCCCTGGTCCGGCAGCTGGCTGCCCCCGCACCGATCCTGCTGCTGCAGGGGGAGCTGGGGGCCGGCAAGACCTCCCTGGTGCAGGGCCTGGCCGAAGGGCTCGGCATCAGCGAGCCGATCACAAGCCCCAGCTTCGCCCTGGCGCAGCACTACGCCGGCCAGGGGGAAGCCGGTGCCACGGCCCTGGTGCATCTGGATCTCTACCGGCTGGAGCCGCCGGCGGCGGCCGATGAACTCTTTGCCCAGGAGGAGGAGGAGGCCCGCTCCCTGGGGGCCCTGCTGGCGGTGGAATGGCCGGAACGGCTCAGCCAGCTGCCGGCCGAGGCCTGGCGGCTGCACCTGGAACTGGCTGATCCAGCCGATCCCGAGCAGGGGCGGATCGCCCGGCTGATCGCGCCTTAGGCCCACGCCTCCAGAAAGCGCTGCACCGCCTCGGTTGAGGGCTGCGGGTCGATCGCACCGGCGCCGCCGCACACCAGCGCGCCACAGGCGCTGGCAAAGCGCATCGCTGCCGTGAGGGTGTCAGCCGAGGGGCTGTCGAGCAGGTCGGGCTGAAGGCAGAGGCCATGGAGCAGCCCCGCCAGGAACGCGTCACCGGCCCCGGTGCTGTCCACCACCGCCACCCCGTAGGGGGCGAGGCTGCCGGAGACGCCAGCGCAGTGCCAGCGCAGCGGGGCGCCGCCATCGGTGACCACCACCGCCGGGGCCTGGGGCAAGGACGCGGCGATCGCCGCCGGATCGCGGGTCCCGAACAGCCCCTCGGCTTCCTCTGCCGCCAGCTTGAGCAGATCGGCCCGGGCCAGCAGCGGCCGGATCCGCTCCAAGGCACGGGGAGACGGAGGGTCGTCCGCCGCCGCACCCCAGAAGGTGGGCCGCCAGTTCACATCCAGGGCGACCCGCAGGCCGCGGGCCTCCGCCCGCGCCAGGGCGCACCCCAGGGCAGCGGCCGCCAAGGGGCTGGCCAGGGGGATGGTGCCGATCAGCAACCAGGCCGGGCCCGCTGCCGAGCCAGGCTCCACCAGCTGATCCAGGGCCAGCTCGAGCTCGGCCGCCGCGATCGCCTGATCAGCGAAACCCTCGCCCCGATCCCCGGCGAAACCGCCGAAACTGCGTTCACCGGAGAGATCGCGACGCACCAGCACGATGCGGCTGGGCCGCTGCGGATCCCACTGCAGCGCCGCCCGATTCACGCCCCGTTCGGCCAGCAGACTCGCGAAGGCCTCACCGATCGGATCACGGCCCAGCCGGCCCAGAAACGCCACCGGCGTGCCCAGCCGGGCCAGGGCACAGGCCACATTGGCCGGTGCCCCGCCGAGCCGGTCATCACAGTCTGGATCGGTGGCGGGGTCCCCACCCGGCGGCCCCAGCCGATCCACCAGGGCCTCCCCGAAACAGAGCACCTGGGGCAGGGAATCCATCGATCAACGGCACGGCGATCCCTTCAGCGTGCTCCTCCAGCGCGGATCCGTCAGGCGACGACCAAGCCCAACCGTTCCAGCAGTGCCGCAATGATGCGGGCATTGGCCGCGGGAAAGGGGTAGTCCTTCAGCTCGGCCGGCTGCACCCAGCGCACCTGCTGGGAGGCCAGCGGCTGCGGCTCGCCCCTCAGCCAGCGGCAGAGATGCACCACGAAGCGCAGTCGCTTGTGGCTGTAGGCGTGCTCGAGGGTGATCAGCTCCTCGCCCACCTCCACCGTGATCGCCAGTTCCTCGCTCAGTTCGCGGGCAATGGTGGAGGCGATCGCCTCCCCAGGCTCCTGCTTGCCGCCGGGGAATTCCCACAGCCCCCCCAGCAGGCCCTCGTTAAGCCGCTGATCGATCAGCACCCGGCCGGCGGGGTCGAGCACCACCCCCACGCCGATCACCTGGAACGGCAGGGGTCTGGCGGCATCCTTCACGGGGTAGCGGGCGGGGTCGCCGGCAGCGTAGGCAGCGCAGTTCCCCTGCCAGGGACAGACGCCGCAGCTCGGTTGACGGGGCGTACAGACGGTGGCGCCGAGATCCATCAGAGCCTGGTTGAACGCCCGGGGCCGCCGCGGATCGAGCAGGGCCTCACTGAGCCGCCAGAACCCGGCCAGCTGCCGCGCCGGTGGCCGCGGACTGGCCAGCAGTCGCGCCAGCACCCGCTTGACATTGCCATCAAGGATCGCGAAGGGCTGATCAAAAGCCGACGACAGGATGCTGCCGGCGGTGCTGCGGCCGATCCCCGGCAGCGCCAACCAGCCCTCGAGCGTGCGGGGGAAGGGGTCGGGCTGAAGCCCGTCACCGCCTTCGTCACGGCCATCACCACTGTCATCGGCGTCAGCGGCCAGCAGCTGCCGTGCGCCCTGGTGCAACCGGCGGGCGCGGGAGTAGTAGCCGAGCCCCTGCCAGAGCAGCAGCACGTCGTGCTCCTCGGCGGCGGCCAGGGCCTCCAGGGTGGGGAACGCCGCCATCCAGCGGTGCCAGTAGGGCAGCACGACGCGCAGCTGCGTCTGCTGCAGCATCACCTCGGCCACCCAGGCGCGCAGGGCACAACCCTCCTCGCCATCGGCCAGCGGCAGGCCCTCGGAGCTGAGCTTCCAGGGCATGGCATGGCGGCCGTGGATCTCCCACCAGGCCAGCAGGGAGCGGCGCAGCTCAACGGCATCGACCTCCACCCACACCGGAGCGCTGGAGGCGTCAGCCGAAACCACCGGGCCGGGGTCGGGCGATCGAGAGCGACACATTCGCTGGCGGCGCCTGGTCAGCCCTGCCTGGCGCAGCGACAGCCAATCCGGCGGCAGCAGGCTGATTCACCGGCCGGGGCACCGCTGCCACGTTGAAAGCCATGGACCAGCGCTCCCCCTCGCCGCGGAAAGGGGCGACCGAATGGGGCTGCCAGGCGGGAAACACATAGAACTCACCGGGCACAGGCAGCACGTAGTGGGCCATGCCGGTGCGGAAGCTCTGGATGTGCCACTCCTCCGGACCGTGGAAGCAGAGCTGACCGTCGAAGCGCTCGCCGGTGATCTGGGGAGGAACCTTCAGGAAGAGCACCCCCGAGAAGCTGCCCCCGTGGGTGTGGGTGGGGTTGTAGTCGCCGGCGCGCTGCACGTTCAGCCACACATCGATCATCTGTAGCCCGTAGCGGCCAGGAATCCAGGGCCCGCGGCCCTGGGGCGGCTGCTGTTCCATCACATGGCTGATCCAGCGGTCGCAGGCAGGCAGGATCACATCGGCGCAGAGCCCAGCCACAGCCGGGAAGTGGGGACCCAGCTCGCGCTGCAGGGCCAGCTGACCGGCCAGCTTCACCGAGGCATCGGTGGTGCCGCGCGGATCGGCCAGCACCTGCTCAGCCAACTGCAGCAGGCCGGTGAGCTGGGCATCGGCCAGGTGGCCCTTGAGCAGATAGCGGGGGAAGAGGCTCTGCACCTCCATCGACAGGTCGTTGGCCACCCGGCCCTGGTCAGCTGAACGGACCCTAACGGCCATGCCCCTGGCCTCCGGCCCGCTGGCGGTGGCGCCGACCCTTGTCAGCGTCGTCGGTGGATCGGCAGCGCAGCAACTGCCAGCCGCCGGCTGCGTCGACAGGCCTGCAGGCCCAGGCGGGCGAAGCGGTGCCGTCCTGGCTGAGCACCCAGGCGCCACCGCCGGGCCCGGCCGCCTGCAGATCCCGGGCCTTCGCCAGGCGGCGGACCGGCAGGCCCGCGTACCAGTTGAGGCTGGGTCGCGCATCCTGGCGCCACATCCCGGCGGCCTCAACCTGATGGCTCTGCAACAGCGCCGCCACCGGCCGTACCGGCCAGGTTTCATTCAGTTCCCATAACCAGAACGGGCTGCAGAACAGGGCCAGCAGGGCCAGCACAGACCCGGCCCCGACCACGGAGACACCCCGGCTGCGGCCCCCAGGAGCACGGGCCCGCAGCAGCAGAGCGCCACCCAGGCTCCAGCCCCCACCCATGGCCAGCAGAATCATCCGCTGGGGCGCCAGCGCTTCCGCCGAAGGCCAGCCTGGTGGCAGCAGGGCCGGGGGGATGGCCGAGGCCAGGGCCAGCAGCAGGCCGGCAATCCCCAGCACCATCCAGAACAGGGGGATGCGGAGCACCACGCTGCGCAGCGGCGGCGCCACGGGCTGACTGGCCGGATCGATCAACCAGGCCAGCAGCGGCCCGCAGACCAGGGCGAAGGGCAGCCAGAGGGGATGGCTGTACCAGGGCAGCTGGGTGCGCAGGGGCAGCACGGTGGCCGCCATTCCCAGCTGCAGCACCAGCAACCAGCGGCCGGCGGCGCGGTGTCGCTCGCGCCAGGCCAGCCCCATGGCAAAGGGCCAGAGCGGCAACCAGGGCCAGCCGCCCTCGAGCACCTCGGTCAGGGGAACACGCCAGCCCAGATCGCTGCCTTCACCGGCCGAGAGCAGCACCCGCCCTGCCCCGTCGCCGAACCACATCCAGGCGGCGGCGCTGCCCTGGGCCAGGGCATGCCAGAGATGCCAGCCCAGCCCAGGCAGCAGCCCCAGCAGCAGGCCGGCGCCGAGCCGCCGCCAGCGGCGCCAGTCCATCGCCCCATCGCAGGCCAGGGCCAGGAGACCCACCGCCAGCACCGGCAGCAGCAGCGGCGCCTTGAGCAGCAGCTGGGCGCTGCCGGCCAGGCCGGCGATG
Coding sequences within it:
- the tsaE gene encoding tRNA (adenosine(37)-N6)-threonylcarbamoyltransferase complex ATPase subunit type 1 TsaE, whose product is MRDPVLLRDLAATRALGRALVRQLAAPAPILLLQGELGAGKTSLVQGLAEGLGISEPITSPSFALAQHYAGQGEAGATALVHLDLYRLEPPAAADELFAQEEEEARSLGALLAVEWPERLSQLPAEAWRLHLELADPADPEQGRIARLIAP
- a CDS encoding putative 2OG-Fe(II) oxygenase yields the protein MAVRVRSADQGRVANDLSMEVQSLFPRYLLKGHLADAQLTGLLQLAEQVLADPRGTTDASVKLAGQLALQRELGPHFPAVAGLCADVILPACDRWISHVMEQQPPQGRGPWIPGRYGLQMIDVWLNVQRAGDYNPTHTHGGSFSGVLFLKVPPQITGERFDGQLCFHGPEEWHIQSFRTGMAHYVLPVPGEFYVFPAWQPHSVAPFRGEGERWSMAFNVAAVPRPVNQPAAAGLAVAAPGRADQAPPANVSLSIARPRPGGFG
- a CDS encoding glycosyltransferase family 39 protein — encoded protein: MSVFEGFAAAGRDAGGLGGVGRGDGGRIRLCHGLLLLWGVAVLLALVGLGNLPLRDWDEGIVARVALELSQAPRYGDLLPTYWGESYANKAPGLHLLIAQAVQLWRLLPGQAAVSGLPPEWVVRLVPALLSTLVVPLAGLIQWELRPGQRRTALATALILLCLLPVARHGRLAMLDGSQLSATALLWWSLLKVRAPQRQLWRWSAIAGLAGSAQLLLKAPLLLPVLAVGLLALACDGAMDWRRWRRLGAGLLLGLLPGLGWHLWHALAQGSAAAWMWFGDGAGRVLLSAGEGSDLGWRVPLTEVLEGGWPWLPLWPFAMGLAWRERHRAAGRWLLVLQLGMAATVLPLRTQLPWYSHPLWLPFALVCGPLLAWLIDPASQPVAPPLRSVVLRIPLFWMVLGIAGLLLALASAIPPALLPPGWPSAEALAPQRMILLAMGGGWSLGGALLLRARAPGGRSRGVSVVGAGSVLALLALFCSPFWLWELNETWPVRPVAALLQSHQVEAAGMWRQDARPSLNWYAGLPVRRLAKARDLQAAGPGGGAWVLSQDGTASPAWACRPVDAAGGWQLLRCRSTDDADKGRRHRQRAGGQGHGR
- the mutT gene encoding 8-oxo-dGTP diphosphatase MutT yields the protein MPWKLSSEGLPLADGEEGCALRAWVAEVMLQQTQLRVVLPYWHRWMAAFPTLEALAAAEEHDVLLLWQGLGYYSRARRLHQGARQLLAADADDSGDGRDEGGDGLQPDPFPRTLEGWLALPGIGRSTAGSILSSAFDQPFAILDGNVKRVLARLLASPRPPARQLAGFWRLSEALLDPRRPRAFNQALMDLGATVCTPRQPSCGVCPWQGNCAAYAAGDPARYPVKDAARPLPFQVIGVGVVLDPAGRVLIDQRLNEGLLGGLWEFPGGKQEPGEAIASTIARELSEELAITVEVGEELITLEHAYSHKRLRFVVHLCRWLRGEPQPLASQQVRWVQPAELKDYPFPAANARIIAALLERLGLVVA
- the ahcY gene encoding adenosylhomocysteinase, whose translation is MVATPTAAVLQSTSTYVIADIGLADFGRKEIAIAETEMPGLMALRARFGAEQPLAGARIAGSLHMTIQTAVLIETLVALGAEVRWASCNIFSTQDHAAAAIAASGVPVFAYKGETLDEYWAFTHRILEWGDGGTPNMILDDGGDATGLVVLGTKAEQDPSVLDHPSNEEETALFNSIRQKLAAQPGFYSRIYANIQGVTEETTTGVARLYQMQKSGELPFPAINVNDSVTKSKFDNLYGCRESLVDSIKRATDVMVAGKVALVLGYGDVGKGSAQSLRGLGATVMIAEIDPICALQAAMEGYRVVRLNDVVRDVDIFVTATGNFQVIRHEHLIQMKDQAIVCNIGHFDNEIDVASLKQYPWDNIKPQVDHIVLPSGNRIILLAEGRLVNLGCATGHPSFVMSNSFTNQVLAQIELFTKGEQYGKEVYVLPKHLDEMVARLHLEKIGAKLTELTAEQAAYINVPVEGPYKLEHYRY
- a CDS encoding carbohydrate kinase, whose translation is MDSLPQVLCFGEALVDRLGPPGGDPATDPDCDDRLGGAPANVACALARLGTPVAFLGRLGRDPIGEAFASLLAERGVNRAALQWDPQRPSRIVLVRRDLSGERSFGGFAGDRGEGFADQAIAAAELELALDQLVEPGSAAGPAWLLIGTIPLASPLAAAALGCALARAEARGLRVALDVNWRPTFWGAAADDPPSPRALERIRPLLARADLLKLAAEEAEGLFGTRDPAAIAASLPQAPAVVVTDGGAPLRWHCAGVSGSLAPYGVAVVDSTGAGDAFLAGLLHGLCLQPDLLDSPSADTLTAAMRFASACGALVCGGAGAIDPQPSTEAVQRFLEAWA